In one window of Tenacibaculum mesophilum DNA:
- the recG gene encoding ATP-dependent DNA helicase RecG yields the protein MNLNHPVTYIKGISVARAELLFTELGIKTCNDLLHLFPFRYIDKTQFYTINQLQQNSAEVQIVGKITGVKTVKQKRGSRLVATFSDATGTMELVWFKGVKWIKDSLKVNVPYVIYGKLNWYNGIPNMPHPEMETVKEYKSKLQMAMQPVYPSTEKLSTKGISNKVMRTMIQNLFQQAYNEIEETFPAYFIEEHQFLGKKESLLNIHFPKNQELLAKAQYRLKFEELFFIQLQLLQKKLIRKSKLKGFVFEQVGEEFTNFYNNHLPFDLTGAQKRVLKEIRKDVGSGAHMNRLLQGDVGSGKTIVALLTMLLAIDNGYQATIMAPTEILATQHYNGIIELLEKTDIKVELLTGSTKTKKRREIHESLLDGSLHILIGTHAILEEKVQFKNLGIAIIDEQHRFGVAQRRKLWEKSSSDGRAIPPHILVMTATPIPRTLAMSVYGDLDISVIDELPPGRKEIKTVHRYDSNRLGVFKFLKDEIAKGRQAYVVYPLIQESEAMDYKDLMDGYESISREFPSPKYQISIVHGQMKPADKDYEMERFAKGDTQIMVATTVIEVGVNVPNASVMVIESAERFGLSQLHQLRGRVGRGAEQSYCILLSSYKLSSDGKTRLQTMVETTDGFKIAEVDLKLRGPGNIMGTQQSGVLNLKIADVVKDSPILHVARKAAINLLHEDPNLSEIKNSSLLKAYEKLRKTSGIWSNIS from the coding sequence ATGAATTTAAACCACCCCGTAACATATATAAAAGGAATTAGTGTTGCCAGAGCAGAGTTACTATTTACCGAGTTAGGTATTAAGACTTGTAATGACCTGTTGCATCTTTTTCCGTTTAGATATATTGATAAAACACAGTTTTATACGATTAATCAGTTGCAACAAAACTCTGCTGAAGTACAAATAGTAGGTAAGATTACGGGCGTAAAAACCGTAAAGCAAAAAAGAGGAAGTAGGTTAGTGGCTACTTTTTCAGATGCTACAGGTACTATGGAGTTAGTTTGGTTTAAAGGTGTAAAATGGATTAAAGATAGTTTAAAAGTAAACGTTCCGTACGTTATTTATGGGAAATTAAACTGGTATAATGGTATTCCTAATATGCCACACCCAGAAATGGAGACAGTAAAAGAATACAAAAGCAAGCTACAAATGGCTATGCAACCGGTATATCCTTCTACTGAAAAATTAAGCACGAAAGGAATAAGTAACAAGGTTATGCGTACGATGATTCAAAACTTGTTTCAACAAGCGTATAATGAAATAGAAGAAACTTTTCCGGCTTATTTTATTGAAGAACATCAATTCTTAGGTAAAAAAGAATCGTTATTAAATATTCACTTTCCTAAGAATCAAGAATTATTAGCCAAAGCGCAATATCGATTGAAGTTTGAAGAATTATTCTTTATTCAGTTACAATTACTACAGAAAAAACTCATACGAAAATCAAAACTAAAAGGATTTGTTTTTGAACAGGTAGGAGAGGAGTTTACCAATTTTTACAACAATCATTTACCTTTTGACTTAACGGGAGCTCAAAAACGAGTATTGAAAGAAATTCGTAAGGATGTAGGCTCTGGAGCACATATGAATCGATTATTACAAGGTGATGTAGGTTCTGGGAAAACGATTGTAGCATTATTAACTATGTTGTTAGCCATTGATAATGGCTATCAAGCCACAATTATGGCACCGACAGAGATACTTGCAACACAGCACTATAATGGGATAATAGAATTATTAGAGAAAACCGATATTAAAGTTGAATTATTAACAGGATCTACCAAAACAAAAAAACGTAGAGAAATTCATGAAAGCTTACTAGATGGTTCTTTGCATATTTTGATTGGCACTCACGCTATTTTAGAAGAAAAAGTACAGTTTAAAAATCTAGGGATTGCTATTATTGATGAGCAACATCGTTTTGGAGTAGCACAGAGAAGAAAGTTGTGGGAAAAAAGTTCATCTGATGGAAGAGCTATTCCTCCTCATATTTTGGTGATGACTGCGACACCTATACCAAGAACATTGGCTATGTCTGTGTATGGTGATTTAGATATTTCCGTAATTGATGAATTGCCTCCTGGACGTAAAGAAATTAAAACTGTACACCGTTATGATAGTAATCGTTTGGGTGTTTTTAAGTTCTTGAAAGATGAAATTGCTAAAGGGAGACAAGCTTATGTGGTATATCCTTTAATCCAAGAATCTGAAGCGATGGATTACAAAGACTTAATGGATGGATATGAAAGTATTTCTAGAGAATTTCCTTCTCCTAAATATCAAATTAGTATTGTTCATGGTCAAATGAAACCTGCTGATAAAGACTATGAAATGGAACGTTTCGCAAAAGGAGATACGCAAATTATGGTAGCAACTACGGTTATTGAAGTAGGAGTGAACGTACCAAATGCTTCAGTAATGGTTATAGAGAGTGCTGAACGTTTTGGATTAAGTCAGTTACATCAATTGCGAGGAAGAGTAGGACGTGGAGCTGAACAGAGTTACTGTATTTTATTATCGAGTTACAAATTATCTTCTGACGGAAAAACTCGATTACAAACTATGGTAGAAACTACAGATGGATTTAAAATTGCTGAAGTAGATTTAAAACTTCGTGGTCCGGGAAATATTATGGGAACACAGCAAAGTGGAGTGTTAAACCTTAAAATAGCAGATGTTGTTAAAGATAGTCCAA
- a CDS encoding RsmB/NOP family class I SAM-dependent RNA methyltransferase: MRLHRNLVFAVIDSLRDIFNEDVYADKAVEKALKRDKRWGARDRKFVAETIYDVVRWKRLYAEIANVKAPYSRPDLWRLFAVWCVLKGIQLPDWNQIEPTPTRRIKGKFDELLKTRKFRESIPDWIDEIGVQELGEEVWTKEIAALNKQAEVILRTNTLNTTKAHLQKQLASEGIDTEFIKGYDDALKLVERANVFKTEAFKKGFFEVQDASSQLVAAYLDVEPGMKVVDTCAGAGGKTLHLASLMKNKGQVIAMDIYESKLKKLKVRARRNGVHNIDTRVIDSTKVIKKLQGKADRVLIDAPCSGLGVIRRNPDSKWKLQPEFLDKIRGTQQEVLQQYSKMVKPGGKMVYATCSVLPSENQQQVEFFLASDAGKDFKFVKDEKVLSHKSGYDGFYMALLERK; this comes from the coding sequence ATGAGATTACATAGAAATTTAGTTTTCGCGGTTATTGATAGCTTACGCGATATTTTTAATGAAGATGTGTATGCAGACAAAGCTGTTGAAAAAGCTTTAAAGAGAGATAAACGCTGGGGAGCACGTGATAGAAAGTTTGTTGCTGAAACTATTTATGATGTGGTTCGTTGGAAACGATTATATGCAGAAATAGCAAATGTAAAAGCACCGTATTCTCGTCCTGATTTATGGCGATTATTTGCTGTTTGGTGTGTACTAAAAGGAATTCAGTTACCAGATTGGAATCAAATAGAACCTACCCCTACTAGAAGAATTAAAGGTAAGTTTGATGAGCTATTAAAAACAAGAAAATTTAGAGAGTCTATTCCTGACTGGATTGATGAAATTGGTGTACAAGAATTAGGTGAAGAGGTTTGGACCAAAGAAATAGCTGCTTTAAACAAACAAGCAGAGGTTATTTTACGTACAAACACTTTAAATACAACCAAAGCTCATTTACAAAAACAGTTAGCTTCTGAAGGAATTGACACTGAATTTATTAAAGGATATGATGATGCTTTAAAATTAGTAGAAAGAGCTAATGTTTTTAAAACAGAGGCCTTTAAAAAAGGCTTTTTTGAAGTGCAAGACGCTTCTTCACAATTAGTAGCTGCTTATTTAGATGTAGAACCAGGCATGAAGGTTGTTGACACTTGTGCTGGTGCTGGTGGTAAAACGTTACACTTAGCTTCTTTAATGAAAAATAAAGGACAAGTTATAGCAATGGATATTTACGAGAGTAAATTGAAAAAACTAAAAGTACGTGCTAGAAGAAACGGGGTTCACAATATTGATACTCGTGTAATTGATTCAACCAAAGTAATTAAAAAATTACAAGGAAAAGCTGATAGGGTATTAATTGATGCTCCATGTTCTGGTTTGGGAGTAATTAGAAGAAACCCTGACAGTAAGTGGAAATTACAACCTGAGTTTTTAGATAAAATTCGTGGTACACAACAAGAAGTATTACAACAATACTCTAAAATGGTAAAGCCAGGTGGGAAAATGGTATATGCCACTTGCTCAGTATTACCTTCAGAAAATCAACAACAAGTTGAGTTCTTTTTAGCTTCTGATGCAGGAAAAGATTTTAAATTTGTAAAAGACGAAAAAGTACTATCGCATAAATCTGGTTACGACGGATTTTATATGGCCTTACTAGAAAGAAAGTAA
- a CDS encoding MaoC family dehydratase: MKKLVFENLKELSNIEGKQLPVGEWYTVTQQMINDFANATLDKQWIHIDEEKAAKYSPTKTTIAHGFMSVSMLSELISKQFEVKSVIMGLNYGLNKVRFPNPVPVDSELRLISSVKLIEDFQNGKKLTFDCTIEIKGQEKPACVAEFIFVLFE, translated from the coding sequence ATGAAAAAATTAGTTTTTGAAAATTTAAAAGAACTTTCTAATATAGAAGGAAAACAGTTACCGGTAGGAGAGTGGTATACTGTAACTCAACAAATGATTAATGATTTTGCCAATGCTACATTAGATAAACAGTGGATTCACATCGATGAAGAAAAAGCTGCTAAATATTCTCCAACAAAAACAACGATAGCGCACGGATTTATGTCCGTTTCTATGTTATCGGAACTAATTTCTAAACAATTTGAAGTAAAAAGTGTAATTATGGGGTTAAACTACGGATTAAATAAAGTTCGTTTTCCAAACCCTGTGCCTGTAGATAGTGAATTACGTTTAATTAGTTCCGTTAAACTAATAGAAGACTTTCAAAACGGTAAAAAGTTAACTTTTGATTGTACGATAGAAATAAAGGGGCAGGAAAAACCAGCCTGTGTTGCCGAATTTATTTTTGTTCTATTTGAATAA
- a CDS encoding trimeric intracellular cation channel family protein translates to MDVIYAIDIAGTFAFAISGALVAIRKKFDVFGVIIIAFVTAVGGGMTRDVLINAHPINWIGDINYIWTILIAVAATFLFRSKIAPLRRTMFLFDTIGISVFTLLGVQKGINFNLHPFVALVMGMSSAVMGGVIRDVLTNEIPLIFHREIYASACLAGGIVYLLLYPLNINEDVLFVISAGIIILVRTIAVQYKLELPRIKKDVFGK, encoded by the coding sequence ATGGATGTAATTTACGCCATAGACATTGCTGGAACTTTTGCCTTTGCTATTAGTGGAGCATTAGTTGCTATTAGAAAAAAGTTTGATGTTTTTGGAGTCATTATCATAGCTTTTGTGACTGCCGTTGGAGGTGGAATGACTAGAGATGTACTTATTAATGCACATCCTATAAACTGGATTGGAGATATTAACTATATCTGGACAATATTAATAGCTGTTGCAGCAACTTTTTTATTTCGAAGTAAAATAGCACCGTTAAGAAGAACAATGTTTTTGTTTGATACTATTGGTATAAGTGTGTTTACGTTATTAGGTGTTCAAAAAGGAATAAATTTTAATTTACATCCATTTGTAGCTTTAGTAATGGGGATGTCTTCCGCAGTAATGGGAGGTGTAATTAGGGATGTGCTAACAAATGAAATTCCGTTAATTTTTCATAGAGAAATATATGCGTCAGCCTGTTTAGCAGGAGGAATTGTATACCTACTTTTATATCCTTTAAACATCAATGAAGATGTACTTTTTGTTATTTCTGCAGGAATAATTATTCTTGTAAGAACAATTGCTGTACAGTATAAATTGGAGCTTCCTCGAATAAAAAAAGATGTATTTGGTAAATAA